The following are from one region of the Cloacibacterium sp. TD35 genome:
- a CDS encoding DUF1573 domain-containing protein, producing MKKFIGGLLLIGGFVFSSAQTISFEKTTIDYGTVPVNADGNKVFTFKNTGDKPLILSNVQPGCGCTASEWPRDPIMPGKSGQIKVHYNTANAAPFKKSIDVFSNDPVNGRVVLYIQGTVDANAKAEEKTLAPKK from the coding sequence ATGAAAAAATTTATTGGAGGTTTGTTGCTCATCGGAGGTTTTGTTTTCTCTTCTGCACAAACTATTTCTTTTGAAAAAACAACTATTGATTACGGCACTGTTCCTGTAAACGCAGACGGAAACAAGGTTTTTACTTTTAAAAATACTGGTGACAAACCTTTAATCCTTTCAAATGTACAACCAGGTTGTGGTTGCACTGCTTCTGAATGGCCTAGAGATCCAATTATGCCAGGAAAATCAGGACAGATTAAAGTTCATTATAACACTGCAAATGCTGCACCTTTCAAAAAATCTATTGACGTATTTTCTAACGATCCTGTAAACGGAAGAGTAGTACTATACATCCAAGGAACAGTAGATGCAAATGCTAAAGCTGAAGAAAAAACATTAGCTCCTAAAAAATAA
- a CDS encoding polyphosphate kinase 2 family protein codes for MDINFTENFLVKETQKFNLKDFNTDYKGDLTKEEGQKMLDAEKKKLYELQEKLYADGSQSLLVVIQAMDAAGKDSLIEHVFSGVNPQGCEVTSFKTPTSKEYNHDFIWRHYLALPEKGKIGIFNRSHYESVLVCKVHPEYNLSEKVWKSTDEIHEKFWKNRYESIKNFEKHIARNGTKIVKIFLHVSKEEQKKRFLDRIAEQEKNWKFSLGDLKERAVFDQYMKAYEEAISETSKDHAPWFVIPADQKWFARVAAIQIIIETLEKMNLQYPTLSEEERAGLDDAKKQLESE; via the coding sequence ATGGACATCAATTTCACAGAAAACTTTCTTGTTAAAGAAACTCAAAAATTCAATCTCAAAGATTTCAATACCGATTATAAAGGCGACCTCACCAAAGAAGAAGGTCAAAAAATGCTCGATGCAGAGAAGAAAAAACTTTATGAACTTCAAGAAAAACTTTATGCAGATGGTAGCCAGTCTCTTTTAGTGGTGATACAAGCAATGGATGCTGCCGGAAAAGATAGCTTGATAGAGCATGTTTTTTCTGGAGTAAATCCGCAAGGTTGTGAAGTAACCAGTTTTAAAACGCCAACTTCTAAAGAATACAATCATGATTTCATCTGGAGGCATTATTTGGCTTTACCAGAAAAAGGAAAAATAGGAATTTTCAACCGAAGTCATTACGAAAGTGTCTTGGTGTGTAAAGTGCATCCTGAATATAATCTAAGCGAAAAAGTTTGGAAATCTACTGACGAAATCCATGAGAAATTCTGGAAAAACAGATATGAGAGCATCAAAAATTTTGAAAAACATATTGCAAGAAATGGAACGAAAATTGTGAAAATTTTCTTACATGTTTCCAAGGAAGAACAAAAAAAACGTTTTCTAGACCGAATTGCTGAACAAGAAAAAAATTGGAAATTTTCTTTAGGCGACTTAAAAGAACGTGCAGTTTTCGACCAATATATGAAGGCTTATGAAGAAGCCATTTCCGAAACCAGTAAAGATCACGCGCCTTGGTTTGTGATTCCGGCAGATCAAAAATGGTTTGCCAGAGTGGCAGCTATACAAATTATTATAGAAACGCTGGAAAAAATGAATCTGCAATATCCTACACTTTCAGAAGAAGAGAGAGCAGGATTAGATGATGCGAAAAAACAGCTGGAAAGTGAATAA
- a CDS encoding IS110 family transposase, producing MKNLFIGIDISKEVFDYCAIDEQNQIIINKQVAPNSKDGIEKFCQKLDQLKEYSIWIAMEHTGHYGSLLCYEFSIRQLCYSLINPLEMKHATGISRGKTDAVDAWRIASYALANKHKLKPYILPAKELRKLKILMSSRERLVKVHVQMKNGLKSLEIEAKIISLKSHTQEMERIILQIEKSILSTEKQMREIIIQNDELKNNFQKITSVIGVGEITAIKCILETDNFTKFNNPRKFSCHCGLAPFKYQSGSSIRGKTKTSSLCDKSLKSILFKAACSAIQHDPQLKNYYLRKTSEGKHKLSVINAVASKIVLRIFAVSKRKQNFVKLFN from the coding sequence ATGAAAAATCTATTTATTGGAATTGATATTTCCAAAGAGGTATTTGATTATTGTGCTATTGATGAGCAAAACCAAATAATCATCAATAAACAAGTTGCCCCAAATTCCAAAGATGGAATTGAAAAATTTTGTCAAAAACTTGACCAATTAAAAGAGTATTCTATCTGGATTGCCATGGAACACACTGGGCATTATGGAAGTTTACTATGTTATGAGTTCTCTATTCGTCAACTTTGTTATTCCTTAATCAATCCTTTAGAAATGAAACATGCTACTGGAATTAGCAGAGGAAAAACTGATGCAGTAGATGCTTGGAGAATCGCAAGTTATGCTTTAGCTAATAAACATAAACTAAAACCATACATATTACCAGCAAAAGAACTTAGAAAACTCAAAATATTAATGAGTTCTAGAGAACGTTTGGTTAAAGTCCATGTACAAATGAAAAACGGTTTAAAAAGCTTAGAAATAGAAGCAAAAATAATCTCTCTAAAGTCTCACACTCAAGAAATGGAGCGAATCATTCTTCAAATAGAAAAATCTATATTGTCTACGGAAAAACAAATGAGAGAAATTATTATACAAAACGATGAATTGAAAAACAACTTTCAGAAAATAACTTCTGTTATTGGTGTAGGAGAGATTACTGCTATAAAATGCATTCTTGAAACGGATAATTTTACCAAATTCAACAACCCAAGAAAGTTCAGTTGTCACTGCGGTTTAGCCCCTTTTAAATATCAATCTGGAAGCAGTATTAGAGGGAAAACTAAAACAAGTTCGCTCTGTGACAAATCCCTTAAAAGCATCCTTTTTAAAGCTGCTTGCTCAGCTATACAGCATGACCCTCAACTGAAAAATTATTACTTAAGAAAAACTTCTGAGGGAAAACACAAATTATCTGTAATAAACGCTGTAGCAAGTAAAATTGTGCTAAGAATTTTTGCCGTATCTAAAAGAAAACAAAATTTTGTAAAACTTTTTAACTAA
- a CDS encoding RNA polymerase sigma factor, translated as MDSKQKEFSKLVKENQGLIIKVSRLYTNSLEDEQDLFQEIVLQLWRSYDSFKGQSKISTWMYRVALNTAITLFRKKTKSPQTDELMDFHHRDYVEDDDEKQQQITLLYKVIKMLPKVERAIVMMYLDDLPYRDIAENLGITEVNARVKMNRLKKTLKELMTQHA; from the coding sequence TTGGATTCTAAACAAAAAGAATTTTCTAAGTTGGTAAAGGAAAATCAGGGGCTTATCATAAAAGTCTCCAGATTATATACCAATTCTCTGGAAGATGAACAGGATCTTTTTCAAGAAATTGTGTTACAACTTTGGCGCAGTTACGACTCATTCAAAGGACAATCCAAAATTTCTACTTGGATGTACAGAGTGGCGCTCAATACGGCAATTACGCTTTTCCGAAAGAAAACTAAATCTCCTCAAACCGATGAGTTGATGGATTTTCACCATCGGGATTATGTGGAAGATGATGACGAAAAACAACAACAGATTACCCTGCTCTACAAGGTGATTAAAATGCTCCCAAAAGTAGAACGTGCGATTGTGATGATGTATTTAGACGATTTACCTTACCGTGATATTGCAGAAAACCTAGGGATTACAGAGGTAAATGCCCGTGTAAAAATGAACAGACTCAAAAAAACACTTAAAGAATTGATGACTCAACATGCTTAA
- a CDS encoding beta-carotene 15,15'-monooxygenase yields MLNEDFNIDQFKKSWQEQPVSDVYNTSEIEGMLNKKSTNYVKYIFWISLAEFLFFAIVGICTIFSTQRSNSFTNILEKLGVEMNDNVEMNFEHLYFALKVFSLLITAIFVFLFYRNYLKIKVECNLKNFILQIIKFKRTVNLFIFTNIGLLIVFSGIITYFIMNVLQAQNIHLNQSTLIGFITGIVISISLGVLLIWLYYRIVYGIIMSRLSRNLEQLQKIEQEQ; encoded by the coding sequence ATGCTTAATGAAGATTTCAATATAGACCAATTTAAAAAATCCTGGCAGGAACAACCCGTTTCTGATGTGTATAACACGTCTGAAATAGAAGGAATGCTCAATAAAAAATCTACCAACTATGTGAAATATATTTTCTGGATTAGTTTGGCAGAATTTTTATTTTTTGCAATCGTTGGGATTTGTACGATTTTTTCTACTCAAAGAAGCAATAGTTTTACTAATATTTTAGAAAAATTAGGTGTAGAAATGAATGATAATGTAGAAATGAATTTTGAGCATCTTTATTTTGCCTTAAAAGTTTTCAGTTTACTGATTACAGCGATTTTTGTTTTTCTTTTTTACAGAAATTACCTGAAAATTAAGGTAGAATGCAATTTGAAAAATTTTATTCTTCAGATTATCAAGTTCAAAAGAACCGTTAATTTATTTATCTTCACCAATATTGGTTTATTGATAGTTTTTTCGGGTATTATTACTTATTTCATTATGAATGTGCTTCAAGCTCAAAACATTCATTTAAATCAATCCACTTTGATAGGATTTATCACTGGAATTGTTATTAGTATTAGTTTAGGCGTTCTCCTGATTTGGCTGTACTACAGAATCGTCTACGGAATTATTATGAGCAGACTGAGCAGAAATCTAGAACAATTGCAAAAAATAGAACAAGAACAATAA
- the rpoN gene encoding RNA polymerase factor sigma-54 encodes MLKQNLQIKLGQKLAPQQIQLMKLIQLHTLEFQEELERELEENPALEKVTEDEDEDFSSLDSDYESEGSESIDTDFDVDEYLYDDEPSYKTASSNYSADDEDFDNESLLTEGQSLYDYLMEQIHLSSIDDEDLKIAEYIIGNLDNDGYLRREIKSLVDDLAFSQGIYTTQEKVKEILENYVQKLDPAGVGARDLQECLLLQIEKKVSRDQSVILAGNILRHQFDALTNKHYGKIINKYDIEEEDLKDALEVISKLSPKVGGNFDTQTITINQEIIPDFVIQIKDGQVLPLLNSRNAPTLRVSEEYKEILSTYSHDKNSAEHKQAALFIKQKLDAAKWYIDAINQRQNTLMQTISAIVKLQKEYFLTGDEKNIKPMILKDVADITGFDISTISRVVKSKYADTPSGIILLKNLFSDSLTNDDGEEVSTKEIKNHLQEVISHEDKRKPLTDDALVDVLKEKGYNIARRTIAKYREQLNIPVARLRKEL; translated from the coding sequence ATGCTCAAACAAAACCTACAAATAAAATTAGGACAAAAATTAGCTCCTCAGCAAATTCAGTTGATGAAGTTGATACAGCTTCACACGCTAGAATTTCAGGAAGAGCTAGAGCGTGAGTTAGAAGAAAATCCTGCCTTAGAAAAAGTAACAGAAGATGAAGATGAAGATTTTTCGAGTCTAGATTCTGATTACGAGAGTGAAGGTAGTGAAAGCATAGATACTGATTTTGATGTAGATGAATATCTGTATGATGATGAGCCATCTTATAAAACCGCTTCTAGCAATTATTCTGCAGATGACGAAGATTTTGATAACGAAAGTTTATTAACAGAGGGACAGTCTTTGTATGATTATTTGATGGAGCAAATTCACTTGTCTAGTATAGACGATGAAGACCTGAAAATTGCAGAATACATTATCGGAAATCTAGATAATGACGGTTATCTGAGACGCGAAATCAAGTCTCTTGTAGATGATTTGGCTTTTTCGCAAGGGATTTATACCACTCAAGAAAAAGTAAAGGAAATTCTAGAAAATTATGTGCAAAAGCTTGATCCGGCTGGAGTAGGAGCGAGAGATTTACAAGAATGTCTTTTACTGCAAATTGAGAAAAAAGTAAGCAGAGATCAATCGGTGATTTTAGCGGGTAATATTTTAAGGCATCAGTTTGATGCATTAACCAATAAGCATTACGGCAAAATCATCAATAAATATGATATAGAAGAGGAGGATTTAAAAGATGCTCTGGAAGTGATTTCTAAATTGTCTCCAAAAGTAGGTGGGAATTTTGATACGCAAACCATCACCATTAATCAAGAAATTATTCCAGATTTTGTGATTCAAATAAAAGATGGACAGGTTTTACCGCTTCTGAACAGTAGAAATGCGCCTACACTTAGAGTTTCTGAGGAGTACAAAGAAATTTTAAGCACTTATTCTCACGATAAAAACTCTGCGGAACATAAACAAGCCGCACTTTTCATCAAACAAAAGTTAGATGCTGCAAAATGGTATATTGACGCCATTAATCAGAGACAAAATACGCTGATGCAAACCATTTCTGCGATTGTAAAATTACAGAAAGAATATTTCTTAACCGGAGATGAAAAAAACATCAAGCCGATGATTCTGAAAGATGTAGCAGATATAACAGGATTTGATATTTCTACGATTTCTAGAGTGGTGAAAAGCAAATACGCAGACACGCCAAGTGGAATTATTTTGCTTAAAAACTTATTCTCAGATTCATTGACTAATGATGATGGCGAAGAAGTTTCGACTAAGGAAATTAAAAATCACTTGCAAGAAGTCATCAGTCACGAAGATAAAAGAAAACCACTTACAGACGATGCTTTGGTAGATGTTTTGAAGGAAAAAGGATACAATATTGCCAGAAGAACCATCGCGAAATACAGAGAACAACTCAATATTCCAGTCGCGAGATTGAGAAAAGAATTATAA
- the asnS gene encoding asparagine--tRNA ligase, giving the protein MSKKTIKEILGDYKKLLHHDITIQGWVRAFRSNRFIALNDGSTINNIQIVVDFENFDENIIKNIKTASSLKITGEVVESEGKGQDIEIIAKKITILGDNFSEEMEKTVLQPKKHSLEVLREQAHLRFRTNLFGAVFRVRSAVSFAIHQFFNQNHFFYMNTPIITGADAEGAGEMFGVTNFDLNQIPRDENGDIDFAQDFFGKKTNLTVSGQLEAETAAMGLGRVYTFGPTFRAENSNTTRHLAEFWMVEPEVAFNNLEDNIDLAENFLKYVIGYVLENCKDDLKFLDQRFAEEQKQKPEKERAKEGLIEKLENVIKKRFMRVSYTEAIEILLNSKENKKGKFQFPIEEWGADLQSEHERYLVEKHFESPVVLFDYPKEIKAFYMRLNEDGKTVAAMDVLFPGIGEIIGGSQREERLDVLKTKMQEMHVDEHELWWYLDTRKFGSVPHAGFGLGLERLILFVTGMTNIRDVIPFPRTPKNAEF; this is encoded by the coding sequence ATGAGTAAGAAGACCATTAAAGAAATTTTAGGAGATTATAAAAAACTTTTACATCACGATATTACCATTCAAGGTTGGGTGAGAGCATTCCGTTCTAACCGTTTCATCGCATTGAATGACGGTTCTACAATTAACAATATTCAGATTGTAGTAGATTTCGAAAATTTCGACGAAAATATCATTAAAAATATTAAAACTGCTTCTTCGCTTAAAATTACTGGTGAGGTAGTAGAAAGTGAAGGAAAAGGTCAAGATATTGAAATTATTGCCAAAAAAATTACCATTTTAGGAGATAACTTCTCTGAAGAGATGGAAAAAACTGTTCTTCAACCGAAAAAACACTCTTTGGAAGTTCTTCGCGAGCAGGCACATCTTAGATTCAGAACTAATCTTTTCGGAGCGGTTTTCAGAGTGAGAAGTGCGGTAAGTTTTGCGATTCACCAGTTCTTTAACCAAAATCATTTCTTCTACATGAACACGCCAATCATTACAGGTGCTGATGCAGAAGGTGCTGGTGAAATGTTTGGAGTGACGAATTTTGATTTAAACCAAATTCCAAGAGATGAAAATGGCGACATTGATTTTGCACAAGATTTCTTTGGCAAAAAAACCAATTTGACGGTTTCTGGTCAGCTAGAAGCAGAAACAGCAGCGATGGGATTAGGTAGAGTATATACTTTCGGGCCGACTTTCCGTGCTGAGAATTCTAATACCACAAGACACTTGGCAGAATTCTGGATGGTAGAACCAGAAGTGGCTTTCAATAACTTGGAAGACAACATAGATTTGGCAGAAAATTTCTTGAAATATGTAATTGGTTATGTTCTGGAAAATTGCAAAGACGATTTGAAGTTTTTAGACCAAAGATTTGCTGAAGAACAAAAACAAAAACCTGAAAAAGAAAGAGCAAAAGAAGGTTTGATAGAAAAACTAGAAAACGTAATTAAAAAACGTTTTATGAGAGTTTCTTATACAGAAGCCATCGAGATTTTGCTCAATTCTAAAGAAAATAAAAAAGGAAAATTCCAGTTCCCAATTGAAGAATGGGGAGCAGATTTACAATCAGAACACGAGCGTTACTTGGTAGAAAAACACTTTGAGTCTCCAGTCGTTTTATTTGATTATCCTAAAGAAATCAAAGCATTTTACATGAGATTAAACGAAGATGGAAAAACCGTAGCTGCAATGGACGTACTTTTCCCAGGAATCGGAGAAATCATTGGTGGTTCACAAAGAGAGGAGAGATTAGATGTTTTGAAAACCAAAATGCAAGAAATGCACGTAGACGAGCATGAATTATGGTGGTATTTAGATACCAGAAAATTCGGTTCTGTTCCGCATGCTGGTTTCGGTTTAGGTCTAGAAAGATTAATTCTTTTTGTAACAGGTATGACTAATATTAGAGACGTGATTCCTTTCCCTAGAACTCCGAAAAACGCTGAATTCTAA
- the rimM gene encoding ribosome maturation factor RimM (Essential for efficient processing of 16S rRNA) — MKKEDCYFLGKITRKHGLKGNVIIKLDTDQPELYNKLEGIFVEVNGLLVPFFVEKQQWGNDNSKIITFKNSSEQLVEQSIGKNVFLPLSTLPKLSGNQFYYHEVIGYEIREEDGKSCGNIVEINDQTAQHYFILKLADKEIIIPIIKDWILEVNREEKFIKMQLPEGLMDVFLTPAKNDEQ, encoded by the coding sequence ATGAAAAAAGAAGATTGCTATTTTTTAGGAAAAATTACCAGAAAACACGGTCTAAAGGGAAATGTAATCATAAAATTAGATACTGACCAACCAGAATTATACAATAAACTGGAAGGGATTTTTGTGGAAGTTAACGGACTTCTCGTGCCTTTTTTTGTGGAAAAGCAACAATGGGGAAATGATAACTCTAAAATCATTACTTTCAAGAATTCTTCGGAACAGTTGGTAGAACAGTCTATTGGTAAAAATGTTTTTTTACCGCTCTCTACATTGCCTAAACTTTCAGGGAATCAGTTTTATTATCACGAAGTCATTGGGTATGAAATCAGAGAAGAAGATGGAAAATCTTGCGGAAACATTGTAGAAATAAACGACCAAACCGCACAACATTACTTTATCTTAAAATTAGCGGATAAAGAAATCATCATTCCGATTATTAAAGACTGGATTCTAGAAGTCAATCGTGAAGAGAAATTTATTAAAATGCAATTGCCAGAAGGTTTGATGGATGTTTTCTTAACGCCAGCCAAGAATGACGAACAATAA
- a CDS encoding 30S ribosomal protein S16, whose translation MSVKIRLQRHGKKGKPFFHIVVADARARRDGRFIEKLGIYNPITNPATIELDVDSAVKWLNNGAQPTDTARAILSYKGALYKKHLQGGVAKGAFDEAEAEKRFNAWLEAKEAAVNAKKDGLAQSKEAARKAALEAEAKVNEARIAAAAQAEADAKAAEEAANAEPVAEETTEETPAAEAEGTEAEA comes from the coding sequence ATGTCAGTAAAAATTAGATTACAAAGACACGGTAAAAAAGGAAAACCTTTTTTCCACATCGTAGTAGCAGACGCTAGAGCAAGAAGAGATGGTAGATTCATCGAAAAATTAGGGATTTATAACCCAATTACTAACCCTGCAACAATTGAACTAGATGTAGATTCAGCTGTTAAATGGTTAAACAATGGTGCTCAACCAACTGATACTGCTAGAGCTATCCTTTCTTACAAAGGTGCTTTATACAAAAAACACTTACAAGGTGGTGTAGCAAAAGGTGCTTTCGACGAAGCTGAAGCTGAAAAAAGATTCAACGCTTGGTTAGAAGCTAAAGAAGCTGCTGTAAATGCTAAAAAAGACGGTTTAGCTCAATCTAAAGAAGCTGCTAGAAAAGCTGCTCTAGAAGCTGAAGCTAAAGTAAACGAAGCTAGAATTGCTGCTGCTGCTCAAGCAGAAGCAGATGCTAAAGCTGCTGAAGAAGCTGCAAACGCAGAACCTGTAGCTGAAGAAACTACTGAAGAAACTCCAGCTGCTGAAGCTGAAGGAACTGAAGCAGAAGCATAA
- a CDS encoding nitroreductase family protein — protein MNNSEILKQIIESRKSTYPKDYTGEEISQEILDEILSSAQFAPNHKKTKPWRFCVFRGEEKQQLAKEIQKIYKATTPEHLFLEKKYLDFADKIAKTDTVVTISVNFSGLLPEWEEIAATAMAVQNMYLTCTVNKIGCYWSSHTVINHLGGFLNLEENQRCLGLFYLGKI, from the coding sequence ATGAACAATTCAGAAATTTTAAAACAAATCATAGAAAGCAGAAAAAGTACGTATCCCAAAGATTATACTGGCGAAGAAATTTCTCAGGAAATTTTAGATGAAATTTTAAGTTCTGCACAGTTTGCTCCAAATCACAAGAAAACAAAGCCTTGGAGATTCTGTGTTTTCAGAGGAGAAGAAAAACAGCAACTGGCAAAAGAAATTCAGAAAATTTACAAAGCAACTACACCAGAACACTTGTTTTTAGAGAAAAAATATCTTGATTTTGCCGATAAAATAGCGAAAACAGACACCGTTGTTACCATTTCTGTAAATTTCAGTGGTTTGCTTCCAGAGTGGGAAGAAATTGCAGCTACAGCGATGGCGGTTCAGAATATGTATCTAACCTGTACAGTAAATAAAATAGGCTGTTATTGGAGTTCTCATACAGTAATAAATCATCTTGGCGGGTTTTTAAATTTAGAAGAAAATCAGCGTTGTCTCGGACTTTTTTATTTAGGGAAAATTTAA
- a CDS encoding SRPBCC family protein, protein MKKFLKILLAILAVLVIAMFVIGEKYHYEKSIVINAPAEKVYSHLNSMKAFNEWNPWMKLDPQLQSTYSGVSGQVGDKHCWKSDKKDVGNGCQEITALVLNQKQSTKMAFEGQGEATSDIVLTQEGNATKVVWTLDAEMEYPSNLMKPLMDYWMGKSYEEGLQNLKKLSEKP, encoded by the coding sequence ATGAAAAAGTTTTTAAAAATCCTTTTGGCTATTTTAGCTGTTTTGGTAATAGCCATGTTTGTTATTGGCGAAAAATACCATTATGAAAAATCGATTGTCATTAATGCCCCTGCAGAAAAAGTGTATTCACATCTCAATTCTATGAAAGCATTTAATGAATGGAATCCTTGGATGAAATTAGATCCGCAGTTACAATCTACTTACTCTGGAGTTTCTGGACAGGTTGGTGATAAACATTGCTGGAAAAGTGATAAAAAAGATGTAGGAAATGGCTGCCAAGAAATTACGGCACTCGTCCTGAATCAGAAACAAAGTACTAAAATGGCTTTTGAAGGTCAAGGTGAAGCCACTTCTGATATTGTATTAACTCAAGAAGGAAATGCTACAAAAGTTGTTTGGACGCTAGATGCAGAAATGGAATATCCTTCTAACCTCATGAAACCATTGATGGATTACTGGATGGGTAAATCGTATGAAGAAGGGCTCCAAAATTTGAAAAAGCTTTCAGAAAAACCTTAA
- a CDS encoding M3 family metallopeptidase, giving the protein MTNPLLQSFNTKYQSAPFTEIKEEHYLPAFKELINKSLQEIQEISQNPKTPTFENTIEALAYSGEQLDVVSNIFFNLNSAETNDEIQQIAQEVSPLLTEFASKISQNEQLFSRIKKVYDEKEHYTLNEEQKMLLEETYKGFVRNGALLNDEKKEQLKNINIELSKKSLQFGQNVLAATNQYYKHLTNKEDLAGIPEAILAQYEEEAKERNLEGYVITLQFPSLLPILTYAENRELRKELAIANGKKSFDGGEFDNQNLIKELVQLRQEKAQLLGYRSFADYVLEERMAKSPQKVLEFLNELLTKAKPFAQKDVEELSVLAKADGITEMQSYDHSYYAEKLRKQKFDFNDEELKPYFQLDKVQEAVFGLAGKLFGLEFVETTDIQKYHTDVKTYEIFENQESSTQFKALLYADYHPRKGKRAGAWMTSFKNQYIKNGENHRPHISVVCNFTKPTSETPSLLTFNEVTTLFHEFGHALHGVLANTQYPNLSGTSVKWDFVELPSQFLENYCYEPEFLKTFAKHYQTGEVLPDEKIQKIEDSKNFMEGYQTLRQLSFGILDMSYHAENVKVEDVKTFETETIKATQIYPTLAETAISTSFSHIFQGGYSAGYYSYKWAEVLDADAFQYFKENGIFNPEIAEKYKILLSSGGTKDPMELYKNFRGSEPKVESLLKRAFG; this is encoded by the coding sequence ATGACAAATCCACTTTTACAATCCTTCAATACAAAATACCAATCAGCTCCTTTTACAGAAATAAAAGAAGAACATTATTTACCCGCTTTCAAAGAACTGATAAACAAATCTTTGCAAGAAATACAAGAAATCTCTCAGAATCCTAAAACGCCTACTTTCGAAAACACCATCGAAGCATTGGCTTATTCTGGCGAACAATTAGATGTGGTTTCTAATATTTTCTTTAACCTTAATTCTGCAGAAACTAATGACGAAATTCAACAAATCGCTCAAGAAGTATCGCCTTTATTGACTGAATTTGCTTCTAAAATTTCGCAAAACGAACAACTTTTTTCTAGAATTAAAAAAGTTTACGACGAAAAAGAACATTATACACTTAACGAAGAGCAAAAAATGCTTCTAGAAGAAACCTACAAAGGTTTTGTAAGAAACGGCGCATTGCTAAATGACGAGAAAAAAGAACAACTCAAAAATATTAATATTGAGCTTTCTAAAAAATCTTTACAATTCGGACAAAACGTTTTGGCAGCGACCAATCAATATTATAAACACTTGACCAACAAAGAAGATTTAGCAGGAATTCCAGAGGCTATTCTTGCGCAATATGAAGAAGAAGCAAAAGAAAGAAATCTTGAAGGCTATGTGATTACGCTACAGTTCCCGAGTTTATTACCCATTCTTACCTATGCAGAAAATCGTGAGTTGAGAAAAGAATTGGCGATTGCAAACGGAAAAAAATCTTTTGATGGTGGTGAATTTGACAACCAAAACCTCATCAAAGAATTGGTACAACTTCGTCAAGAAAAAGCGCAATTGTTAGGCTACAGGTCTTTTGCAGATTATGTTTTAGAAGAAAGGATGGCAAAATCTCCACAGAAAGTGTTAGAATTTTTGAATGAATTATTGACTAAAGCAAAACCTTTTGCCCAAAAAGATGTGGAAGAGCTTTCCGTTTTAGCAAAAGCTGATGGAATTACAGAAATGCAAAGTTATGACCACTCTTATTATGCCGAAAAACTCAGAAAACAAAAATTTGATTTCAATGATGAAGAATTGAAACCTTATTTCCAGTTAGACAAAGTACAAGAAGCGGTTTTCGGGTTAGCAGGAAAACTTTTCGGGTTAGAATTTGTAGAAACTACTGATATTCAGAAATATCACACTGATGTGAAAACATATGAGATTTTTGAGAACCAAGAATCATCAACTCAATTCAAAGCTTTGCTATATGCCGATTATCATCCAAGAAAGGGAAAAAGAGCGGGAGCATGGATGACGAGTTTTAAAAATCAATACATCAAAAATGGTGAAAATCACAGACCGCATATTTCTGTAGTTTGCAATTTCACGAAACCTACCTCAGAAACACCAAGTTTATTGACCTTCAATGAAGTAACCACACTTTTTCATGAATTTGGGCATGCTTTACATGGTGTTTTGGCAAACACTCAGTATCCTAATCTTTCAGGAACTTCTGTAAAATGGGACTTCGTAGAATTGCCTTCACAATTTTTAGAAAATTACTGTTACGAACCAGAATTCTTAAAAACATTTGCGAAACATTATCAAACGGGTGAAGTTTTACCAGATGAAAAAATTCAGAAAATAGAAGATTCTAAAAACTTTATGGAAGGTTATCAAACCTTAAGACAACTCAGTTTCGGAATTTTGGACATGTCTTATCACGCCGAAAACGTAAAAGTAGAAGATGTAAAAACTTTTGAAACTGAAACCATCAAAGCGACTCAGATTTACCCTACTCTGGCAGAAACAGCTATTAGCACCAGTTTTTCACATATTTTCCAAGGAGGATATTCGGCTGGATATTATTCTTACAAGTGGGCAGAAGTTTTAGATGCAGATGCTTTTCAATATTTCAAAGAAAATGGAATTTTCAATCCAGAAATTGCAGAAAAATACAAAATTTTACTTTCTAGCGGTGGAACAAAAGACCCAATGGAATTGTATAAAAATTTCAGAGGAAGCGAGCCTAAAGTGGAAAGTTTGCTGAAGAGAGCTTTTGGTTAA